Proteins encoded by one window of Melopsittacus undulatus isolate bMelUnd1 chromosome 21, bMelUnd1.mat.Z, whole genome shotgun sequence:
- the RBMS2 gene encoding RNA-binding motif, single-stranded-interacting protein 2 isoform X2: MLLSVPPRAGLPPFTYNKSGKKQPYVAPAQPLGPPSPSPAGGGTDQLSKTNLYIRGLPPGTTDQDLVKLCQPYGKIVSTKAILDKTTNKCKGYGFVDFDSPTAAQKAVTALKASGVQAQMAKQQEQDPTNLYISNLPLGVDEQELEALLKPFGQVVSTRILRDPHGASRGVGFARMESTEKCEAVITHFNGKYIKTPPGVPAPPDPLLCKFADGGQKKRQSQSKFVPNGRAWARDGDAGTVTLAYDPATALQNGFYPAPYGLAPSRMIAPTALAPYLPSPVSSYQVHGPAWMHPSYLVQPTPSVVAPLAQQLGHLSLGSAGTYVPAAVPGAFIPPYPPVPPALPLEDGSAAPTHGPIESPSEPGAFPYPYPK, from the exons ATGCTGCTGTCGGTGCCGCCGCGCGCGGGGCTCCCCCCGTTCACATACAACAAGAGCGGAAAGAAg cagcCCTATGTGGCACCGGCACAGCCGCTgggcccccccagccccagccccgcgggggggggcacagaccAGCTCAGCAAAACCAACCTCTACATCCGGGGGCTGCCCCCGGGCACCACAGACCAGGACCTGGTGAAGCTGTGCCAGCC CTATGGGAAGATCGTCTCCACCAAAGCCATCCTGGACAAGACAACCAACAAGTGCAAAG GCTATGGTTTCGTCGACTTCGACAGCCCCACTGCGGCACAGAAGGCAGTGACAGCGCTCAAGGCCAGCGGGGTGCAGGCGCAGATGGCCAAG CAACAGGAGCAGGATCCCACCAACCTGTACATCTCGAACCTGCCGCTGGGGGTGGAcgagcaggagctggaggctcTGCTGAAACCCTTCGGTCAGGTCGTGTCCACCCGGATCCTGCGGGACCCGCATGGGGCCAGCCGCGGAGTGGGGTTCGCACG gatgGAGTCCACGGAGAAGTGCGAGGCTGTCATCACCCACTTCAATGGGAAGTACATCAAGACCCCCCCCGGGGTGCCAG CCCCCCCGGACCCACTGCTCTGCAAGTTCGCGGATGGAGGCCAGAAGAAGAGGCAGAGCCAGAGCAAGTTCGTGCCCAACGGGAGAGCCTGGGCCCGGGATGGTGATGCG GGCACAGTGACCTTGGCCTATGACCCCGCTACAGCGCTGCAGAACGG gtTCTACCCTGCCCCCTATGGCCTGGCCCCCAGCCGGATGATCGCCCCCACGGCGCTCGCCCCATACCTGCCCTCCCCTGTGTCTTCCTACCAG GTCCATGGTCCCGCCTGGATGCACCCCTCGTACCTGGTGCAGCCCACG CCCTCGGTGGTGGCCCCCCTGGCCCAGCAGCTCGGGCACCTCTCACTGGGCAGCGCCGGCACG tACGTACCGGCCGCCGTCCCCGGAGCCTTCATCCCACCGTACCCACCGGTGCCGCCTGCCCTCCCGCTGGAG GACGGCAGCGCTGCCCCGACCCACGGCCCCATCGAGTCACCGTCCGAGCCTGGCGCCTTCCCCTACCCCTACCCCAAGtaa
- the RBMS2 gene encoding RNA-binding motif, single-stranded-interacting protein 2 isoform X1 produces MLLSVPPRAGLPPFTYNKSGKKQPYVAPAQPLGPPSPSPAGGGTDQLSKTNLYIRGLPPGTTDQDLVKLCQPYGKIVSTKAILDKTTNKCKGYGFVDFDSPTAAQKAVTALKASGVQAQMAKQQEQDPTNLYISNLPLGVDEQELEALLKPFGQVVSTRILRDPHGASRGVGFARMESTEKCEAVITHFNGKYIKTPPGVPAPPDPLLCKFADGGQKKRQSQSKFVPNGRAWARDGDAGTVTLAYDPATALQNGFYPAPYGLAPSRMIAPTALAPYLPSPVSSYQVHGPAWMHPSYLVQPTGAVLAPAVDHAVPLQPSVVAPLAQQLGHLSLGSAGTYVPAAVPGAFIPPYPPVPPALPLEDGSAAPTHGPIESPSEPGAFPYPYPK; encoded by the exons ATGCTGCTGTCGGTGCCGCCGCGCGCGGGGCTCCCCCCGTTCACATACAACAAGAGCGGAAAGAAg cagcCCTATGTGGCACCGGCACAGCCGCTgggcccccccagccccagccccgcgggggggggcacagaccAGCTCAGCAAAACCAACCTCTACATCCGGGGGCTGCCCCCGGGCACCACAGACCAGGACCTGGTGAAGCTGTGCCAGCC CTATGGGAAGATCGTCTCCACCAAAGCCATCCTGGACAAGACAACCAACAAGTGCAAAG GCTATGGTTTCGTCGACTTCGACAGCCCCACTGCGGCACAGAAGGCAGTGACAGCGCTCAAGGCCAGCGGGGTGCAGGCGCAGATGGCCAAG CAACAGGAGCAGGATCCCACCAACCTGTACATCTCGAACCTGCCGCTGGGGGTGGAcgagcaggagctggaggctcTGCTGAAACCCTTCGGTCAGGTCGTGTCCACCCGGATCCTGCGGGACCCGCATGGGGCCAGCCGCGGAGTGGGGTTCGCACG gatgGAGTCCACGGAGAAGTGCGAGGCTGTCATCACCCACTTCAATGGGAAGTACATCAAGACCCCCCCCGGGGTGCCAG CCCCCCCGGACCCACTGCTCTGCAAGTTCGCGGATGGAGGCCAGAAGAAGAGGCAGAGCCAGAGCAAGTTCGTGCCCAACGGGAGAGCCTGGGCCCGGGATGGTGATGCG GGCACAGTGACCTTGGCCTATGACCCCGCTACAGCGCTGCAGAACGG gtTCTACCCTGCCCCCTATGGCCTGGCCCCCAGCCGGATGATCGCCCCCACGGCGCTCGCCCCATACCTGCCCTCCCCTGTGTCTTCCTACCAG GTCCATGGTCCCGCCTGGATGCACCCCTCGTACCTGGTGCAGCCCACG GGCGCGGTGCTGGCCCCCGCTGTGGACCACGCTGTCCCCCTCCAGCCCTCGGTGGTGGCCCCCCTGGCCCAGCAGCTCGGGCACCTCTCACTGGGCAGCGCCGGCACG tACGTACCGGCCGCCGTCCCCGGAGCCTTCATCCCACCGTACCCACCGGTGCCGCCTGCCCTCCCGCTGGAG GACGGCAGCGCTGCCCCGACCCACGGCCCCATCGAGTCACCGTCCGAGCCTGGCGCCTTCCCCTACCCCTACCCCAAGtaa
- the PTGES3 gene encoding prostaglandin E synthase 3 translates to MQPASAKWYDRRDYVFIEFCVEDSRDVNVNFEKSKLTFSCLGGSDNFKHLNEIDLFNNIDPNESKHKRTDRSILCCLRKGESGQAWPRLTKERAKLNWLSVDFNNWKDWEDDSDEDMSNFDRFSEMMNNMGGDDDVDLPEVDGADDDSPDSDDEKMPDLE, encoded by the exons AT GCAGCCTGCATCCGCCAAGTGGTACGACCGCAGAGACTACGTCTTCATTGAGTTCTGTGTGGAGGACAGCAGGGATGTGAACGTCAACTTCGAGAAGTCCAAACTCACCTTCAG TTGTCTCGGAGGAAGTGACAACTTCAAACATTTAAACGAAATTGACCTTTTTAACAATATTGACCCAAAT GAGTCAAAGCATAAAAGAACAGACAGATCTATCCTGTGTTGTTTACGGAAAGGAGAGTCCGGTCAGGCATGGCCAAGGTTAACGAAAGAGAGGGCAAAG CTCAACTGGCTCAGTGTGGACTTCAACAACTGGAAAGACTGGGAGGATGACTCAGATGAAGACATGTCCAATTTCGATCGCTTTTCTGAG ATGATGAACAACATGGGTGGAGATGACGACGTAGACTTGCCAGAAGTAGATGGGGCAGATGAT gaCTCACCAGACAGTGATGATGAAA AAATGCCAGATCTGGAGTAA
- the BAZ2A gene encoding bromodomain adjacent to zinc finger domain protein 2A, with translation MEADSPLSFSSAAAGPKPGPAAGDGPFTPGFTQGKGVNGTMSVNGFPSASGPLAPSSQPLRPYECLWDCSPYGSLKDGRPSTPPLFPLPEPRAPELWGSGSGPVALGFDAHELYDAFPEQGFELMPNGPSGFYGAAQPFPEEPGTGDGGGDTKEIPTALAENGGGLVGSLELEEAQPELKMCSYNGAAPDASPLEDAPILSEDPLEPFGALGTDTGPGDLYAMDEVVSDKSPLEDPPDLHDGSFGLLPPLHESSVELNSSSHVGLEESGSLELDPPMGTPESPAPSEEEEEEEEEEEGAGSSPEAPSAPGAAALSSSASGDAPRRRIATQEEVRFPLQHGWRREVRIKKGNHRWQGETWYYGPCGKRMKQFPEVIKYLTRNVVPDVRREHFSFSPRMPVGDFYEERETPEGLQWVQLSPEEIPSRIQAITGKRGRPRNTERPKAKEAPAAKRGRGRPPKVRMLELLSKTDARLLKRLEAQEVLSDEDKVKMSKIKKKMRRKAKNKQKQEAKAPRAKEAKKKGKAKDKKGKAEKVKDRSRPKEQRGRGARRADVGQAAQRRLEQRQRQQHILDEMKKPTEDMCLGDHQPLPPLSRIPGLVLSGAAFSRCLAVLEFLRSYGRVLGLEPARDVLSLSVLQEGLLGVGDSTGRLQDLLVRLLRAALGDPGLPHYCQSLKILGEKVSEISLNRDTVSEILRCFLTAHGAGAELSEGLRTKPFQALPPDTKASILAFLVDELNSSTLIISEIDKTLENMASYRKNKWIIEGRLRRLKVALAKRSGRPESELTGLEPGRRRRSSRLSEDPALEMDEDEEEPRGRRSRREEELDASGSSIPELERQIEKLAKRQMFFRKKLLHSSQTLRAASLGQDRYRRRYWVLPHLGGIFVEGAEAPEPPEEKVPPVKPEPPVKPEPVPVPITHRVPPPASRSRGRPRKSKEELPQHCGPRPPPPLLNGALQEPVAVGQSQHDLSQSAFLSWLSQTQSLLQGSVLTPDSSPGAGTPAPEATSDPTEEEEEEEEEGAPEDKRGTWFQARPRTPLTAPSAAQHRGQHQGSGRQLNGLPTEDPSAPLLASTPVPAGSRTPSSCPRARGSLDPAGGAQPKRRGRPPTKFFKQMEQKLLTQQTEQPVPPEMQSGWWWLQHPEELEAVARALHPRGIREKALHKHLTKHKEFLREVCQRASTDPIFHPRPEAAGAAVSQEALTRWSVMDRAYETDLAVLQWVEELEQRVLMADLQIRGWTCPSPDSSRQDLRYCEHKLEPLEDITVRGRRDGNPPRRERTNPLDLAVLRLAALEQNLERRYLKEPLWPLHEVVVEKAVLSGAEELSVGPTEIAYEITPRVRTWRQTLERCRSAAQVSLCIYQLEKSIAWEKSVNRVTCLVCRRGDDDEHLLLCDGCDRGCHLYCHRPKMSEVPEGDWFCSVCVARAGQYQDPISPRRGKKRKRGRGFGGTLAEEEDEGSPRRRRRREALPVPRCPGEGLSNAKRRGVTLRSQPSDLTCCEIILMEMEAHEDAWPFLEPVNPRLVPGYRRIIKNPMDLGTMRTRLLRGGYSCPSQFASDALLVFDNCRTFNEDESAVGRAGRSLRRFFESRWAELNQGNHVTDP, from the exons ATGGAAGCAGATTCCCCCTTGAGCTTCAGTTCTGCAGCCGCAGGACCCAAACCGGGACCGGCCGCAGGGGATGGACCCTTCACCCCTGGCTTCACACAGGGGAAAG gTGTCAACGGCACCATGAGCGTCAATGGCTTCCCCAGCGCATCGGGGCCGCTGGCTCCGAGCTCCCAGCCCCTGCGCCCCTATGAGTGTCTATGGGACTGCAGCCCCTATGGCAGCCTCAAGGACGGGCGCCCGTCGACGCCGCCGCTGTTCCCGCTGCCGGAGCCGCGCGCGccggagctgtggggcagcggCTCCGGTCCCGTGGCCCTTGGGTTTGATGCACACGAGCTCTATGATGCCTTCCCCGAGCAGGGCTTCGAGCTGATGCCCAACGGCCCCagtgggttctatggggcagctcaGCCCTTCCCCGAGGAGCCGGGAACCGGTGATGGAGGTGGTGACACCAAAGAGATCCCGACCGCGCTGGCGGAGAACGGAGGGGGGCTCGTGggcagcctggagctggaggaggcgCAGCCGG AGCTCAAGATGTGCAGCTACAATGGGGCCGCCCCCGACGCCTCCCCCCTGGAGGACGCCCCCATCCTGAGCGAGGACCCCCTGGAGCCCTTCGGGGCACTGGGCACAG aCACCGGCCCTGGGGATCTCTATGCCATGGATGAGGTCGTGAGCGACAAATCCCCCCTCGAGGACCCCCCCGACCTGCACGATGGCTCCTTCGGCCTCCTGCCCCCCCTGCATG AGAGCAGTGTGgagctgaacagcagcagccacgTGGGGCTGGAGGAGTCGGGGTCCCTGGAGCtggacccccccatgggcaccccagagtccccagccccatccgaggaggaggaggaggaggaggaggaggaggaaggtgccGGCAGCAGCCCCGAGGCTCCATCCGCACCAGGGGCTGCGGCACTGAGCTCCTCAGCATCAG gggATGCCCCACGCCGCCGCATCGCCACGCAGGAGGAGGTGCGCTTCCCACTGCAGCACGG GTGGAGGCGCGAGGTGCGCATCAAGAAGGGGAACCACCGGTGGCAAGGGGAGACCTGGTACTATGGACCCTGTGGGAAGAGGATGAAGCAGTTCCCGGAGGTGATCAAG tACCTGACCAGGAATGTGGTACCTGACGTGCGCCGGGAGCACTTCAGCTTCAGCCCCCGGATGCCAGTGGGAGACTTCTATGAGGAGCGGGAGACGCCGGAG GGCCTGCAGTGGGTGCAGCTGAGCCCCGAGGAGATCCCGTCCCGCATCCAGGCCATCACCGGCAAGCGCGGCCGGCCCCGGAACACCGAGAGGCCCAAGGCCAAGGAGGCTCCGGCAGCCaagcggggccggggccgacCCCCCAAGGTCaggatgctggagctgctcagcaaGACGGACGCGCGGCTGCTCAAGAGGCTGGAGGCTCAAG aggtGCTGAGCGACGAGGACAAGGTGAAGATGAGCAAGATCAAGaagaagatgaggaggaag GCTaagaacaaacagaagcaaGAGGCCAAAGCTCCCAGAGCAAAGGAGGCCAAGAAGAAGGGGAAG GCCAAGGACAAGAAGGGCAAAGCAGAGAAGGTCAAGGACAGATCCCGGCCCAAGGAGCAGAGGGGCCGTGGGGCTCGGagggcagatgtggggcaggcAGCACAGAGGCGCCTGGagcagcggcagcggcagcagcacaTCCTGGATGAGATGAAGAAGCCGACGGAGGACATGTGCCTGGGGGATCACcag CCGCTGCCGCCGCTCTCGCGCATCCCAGGCCTGGTTCTCTCCGGTGCTGCCTTCTCGCGGTGCCTGGCGGTGCTGGAGTTCCTGCGGAGCTACGGGcgggtgctggggctggagccagCCCGGGACGTGCTGAGCCTCagtgtgctgcaggaggggctgCTGGGGGTGGGCGACAGCACCGGGAGGCTGCAGGACCTGCTGGTGCGGCTGCTGCGCGCCGCGCTCGGGGACCCCGGCCTGCCACACTACTGCCAG TCCCTGAAGATCCTGGGGGAGAAGGTGTCTGAGATCAGCCTGAACCGGGACACAGTGTCCGAGATCCTGCGCTGCTTCCTGACGGCTCATGGGGCTGGTGCGGAGCTGAGCGAGGGGCTCAGGACCAAACCCTTCCAGGCGCTGCCTCCGGACACCAAAGCCTCTATCCTGGCGTTCCTGGTGGATGAGCTCAACAGCAGCACCCTCATCATCAG TGAGATCGACAAGACCCTGGAGAACATGGCCAGCTACCGGAAGAACAAGTGGATCATCGAGGGGCGGCTGCGCAG GCTGAAGGTTGCCCTGGCCAAGAGGAGCGGACGCCCTGAGTCGGAGCTCACGGGGCTGGAGCCCGGACGGCGCCGGAGAAGCTCCCGTCTGAGCGAGGATCCGGCGCTGGAGatggatgaggatgaggaggagccTCGAGGCCGCCGCTCGCGccgggaggaggag CTCGATGCCTCCGgctccagcatccctgagcTCGAGCGGCAGATTGAGAAGCTGGCCAAG AGGCAGATGTTCTTCCGCAAGAAGCTGCTCCATTCCTCGCAGACGCTGcgtgcagcatccctggggcaGGACCGGTACCGGCGCCGCTACTGGGTCCTGCCCCACTTGGGGGGCATCTTCGTGGAGGGCGCCGAGG cgCCGGAGCCCCCGGAGGAGAAGGTGCCGCCGGTGAAGCCGGAGCCGCCGGTGAAGCCGGAGCCGGTTCCTGTGCCCATCACCCACCGGGTGCCCCCTCCGGCATCGCGGTCCCGGGGCCGGCCCCGCAAGAGCAAGGAggagctgccccagcactgcgggccccggccccccccgcccctgcTCAATGGGGCACTGCAGGAGCCGGTGGCCGTGGGGCAGAGCCAACATGACCTGAGCCAATCGGCCTTCCTGTCCTGGCTGAGCCAGACCCAGTCCCTGCTCCAGGGCTCTGTGCTCACCCCTGACAGCAGCCCTGGTGCAGGGACCCCAGCGCCCGAGGCCACATCGGACCCCaccgaggaggaggaggaggaggaagaggaaggtgcCCCCGAGGACAAGAGGGGGACCTGGTTCCAGGCCCGGCCCCGAACCCCCCTCACTGCCCCCTCGGCTGCACAGCACCGGGGGCAGCACCAGGGCTCGGGCAGGCAG ctCAATGGCCTCCCCACCGAGGACCCCTCGGCTCCTTTACTCGCCTCCACCCCAGTCCCCGCGGGCTCCAGGACCCCCAGTTCCTGCCCCAGGGCCCGGGGCAGCCTGGACCCTGCGGGGGGGGCACAGCCCAAGCGCCGGGGACGGCCCCCGACCAAGTTCTTCAAGCAGAtggagcagaagctgctgaCGCAGCAGACGGAGCAGCCGGTGCCCCCCG agatgcagagcgggtggtggtggctgcagcaccctgaggagctggaggctgTGGCTCGGGCGCTGCACCCGAGGGGCATCCGGGAGAAGGCTCTGCACAAACACCTCACCAAGCACAAGGAGTTCCTGCGGGAGGTCTGCCAGCGCGCCAGCACCG ACCCCATCTTCCACCCTCGCCCCGAGGCGGCCGGAGCCGCCGTGTCTCAGGAAGCCCTGACCCGGTGGTCGGTGATGGATCGAGCCTACGAGACAgacctggctgtgctgcagtgggtggaggagctggagcagcgCGTGCTGATGGCCGACCTGCAGATCCGG GGCTGGACGTGCCCCAGCCCGGACTCCTCGCGCCAGGACCTGCGGTACTGTGAGCACAAACTGGAGCCGCTGGAGGACATCACGGTTCGGGGCCGGCGGGATGGGAACCCCCCGCGCCGGGAACGCACCAACCCCCTGGACCTGGCGGTGCTGCGGCTGGCGGCGCTGGAGCAGAACCTGGAGCGGCGCTACCTCAAGGAGCCGCTGTGGCCCCTGCACGAGGTGGTGGTGGAGAAAGCAGTGCTGAGCGGAGCCGAGGAGCTGAGCGTGGGCCCCACCGAGAT AGCCTACGAGATCACACCACGGGTCCGGACGTGGCGGCAGACGCTGGAGCGATGCCGCAGCGCAGCTCAGGTCTCCCTCTGCATCTACCAGCTCGAGAAGTCCATTGCCTGGGAGAAGTCGGTCAACAGAGTG ACCTGCCTCGTGTGCCGGCGCGGTGACGATGATGAGcacctgctgctgtgtgacgGCTGCGACCGCGGCTGCCACCTCTACTGCCACCGGCCCAAGATGAGTGAGGTGCCCGAGGGAGACTGGTTCTGCTCCGTCTGTGTGGCGCGG GCAGGGCAGTACCAAGACCCCATCTCCCCTCGGCGAGGCAAGAAGCGGAAACGTGGCCGTGGCTTTGGGGGGACcctggcagaggaggaggatgaggggaGCCCCCGGCGCCGGCGCCGCCGCGAGGCACTGCCCGTGCCCCGATGCCCTGGTGAGGGGCTCTCCAATGCCAAGCGCAGGGGGGTGACCCTGCGGAGCCAGCCCAGTGACCTGACCTGCTGCGA GATCATCCTGATGGAGATGGAGGCGCACGAGGATGCTTGGCCCTTCCTGGAGCCAGTGAACCCGCGGCTGGTCCCCGGATACCGCAGGATCATCAAGAACCCCATGGACCTGGGCACCATGCGCACGAGGCTGCTGCGGGGAGG gtacTCCTGCCCCTCGCAGTTCGCCTCGGACGCTCTGCTCGTGTTCGACAACTGCCGCACGTTCAACGAGGACGAGTCCGcggtgggcagggctgggcgGAGCCTGCGCCGCTTCTTCGAGAGCCGGTGGGCGGAGCTTAATCAGGGAAACCACGTGACTGACCCGTGA
- the ATP5F1B gene encoding ATP synthase subunit beta, mitochondrial, producing MLGLAGRGSAALRPLLLRGDAHGLGLLPVLLSRGAAHAAAEQRRGYAAPAAKAGASTGRIVAVIGAVVDVQFDEGLPPILNALEVQGRDTRLVLEVAQHLGENTVRTIAMDGTEGLVRGQKVLDSGAPIRIPVGPETLGRIMNVIGEPIDERGPITTKQFAAIHAEAPEFVEMSVEQEILVTGIKVVDLLAPYAKGGKIGLFGGAGVGKTVLIMELINNVAKAHGGYSVFAGVGERTREGNDLYHEMIESGVINLKDATSKVALVYGQMNEPPGARARVALTGLTVAEYFRDQEGQDVLLFIDNIFRFTQAGSEVSALLGRIPSAVGYQPTLATDMGTMQERITTTRKGSITSVQAIYVPADDLTDPAPATTFAHLDATTVLSRAIAELGIYPAVDPLDSTSRIMDPNIVGPEHYDVARGVQKILQDYKSLQDIIAILGMDELSEEDKLTVARARKIQRFLSQPFQVAEVFTGHMGKLVPLQETIKGFKQILAGEYDHLPEQAFYMVGPIEEAVAKAEKLAEEHA from the exons ATGTTGGGGCTGGCGGGTCGGGGCTCGGCCGCTCTGCGGCCGCTGCTGCTCCGCGGGGACGCGCACGGCCTCGGCCTCCTCCCGGTGCTGCTGAGCCGCGGGGCCGCGCACGCCGCCGCCGAGCAGC GCCGGGGCTATGCGGCCCCCGCGGCCAAGGCCGGCGCCAGCACCGGCCGCATCGTGGCCGTGATCGGTGCCGTTGTGGACGTGCAGTTCGATGAGGGGCTGCCCCCCATCCTGAACGCGCTGGAGGTGCAGGGCCGGGACACGCGGCTGGTGCTGGAGGTGGCTCAGCACCTCG GGGAGAACACGGTGCGGACCATAGCCATGGACGGTACCGAGGGGCTGGTGAGGGGCCAGAAGGTGCTGGATTCAGGAGCCCCCATCCGCATCCCCGTGGGCCCCGAGACCCTGGGCAGGATCATGAACGTCATTGGGGAGCCCATCGATGAGCGCGGCCCCATCACGACCAAACA GTTCGCTGCTATTCACGCCGAGGCCCCCGAGTTCGTGGAGATGAGTGTGGAGCAGGAGATCCTGGTGACGGGCATCAAGGTGGTGGATCTGCTGGCGCCCTATGCCAAGGGGGGCAAGATCG GTTTGTTCGGAGGTGCTGGTGTGGGGAAGACTGTGCTGATCATGGAGCTCATCAACAACGTGGCCAAAGCCCACGGGGGGTACTCGGTGTTCGCTGGTGTCGGGGAGAGGACCCGCGAGGGCAATGACTTGTACCACGAGATGATCGAGTCTGGGGTCATCAACCTCAAGGATGCCACATCCAAG GTCGCTCTGGTCTATGGGCAGATGAACGAGCCCCCCGGTGCCCGTGCCAGGGTGGCCCTGACCGGGCTGACGGTGGCCGAGTACTTCAGGGACCAGGAGGGTCAGGACGTGCTGCTCTTCATTGACAACATCTTCCGCTTCACCCAGGCTGGCTCCGAG GTGTCAGCCCTGCTGGGCAGGATCCCCTCTGCCGTGGGCTACCAGCCCACCCTGGCCACCGATATGGGCACCATGCAGGAGAGGATCACCACCACCCGCAAGGGATCCATCACCTCGGTGCAG gcCATCTACGTGCCAGCTGACGACTTGACCGACCCTGCCCCTGCCACCACCTTTGCCCACTTGGACGCCACGACGGTTCTGTCCCGCGCCATCGCCGAGCTGGGCATCTACCCTGCTGTGGACCCCTTGGACTCCACCTCCCGCATCATGGACCCCAACATCGTGGGGCCCGAGCACTATGATGTGGCTCGAGGGGTGCAGAAGATCCTGCAG gacTACAAGTCCCTGCAGGACATCATTGCCATCCTGGGCATGGACGAGCTGTCCGAGGAGGACAAGCTGACGGTGGCTCGAGCGCGCAAGATCCAGCGCTTCCtgtcccagcccttccaggtgGCCGAGGTCTTCACCGGCCACATGGGCAAACTGGTGCCGCTGCAGGAGACCATCAAGGGCTTCAAGCAGATCCTGGCAG GTGAATACGACCATCTCCCAGAACAAGCCTTCTACATGGTGGGGCCCATTGAGGAGGCCGTGGCCAAGGCAGAGAAATTGGCTGAAGAACATGCTTGA